TGGGAAGCTAGCAACAATAATGTCATTATGTTTTAGTTCAAGAGATTCTAATTTTTTCAATGTTCCAGATTTGATTATGTCACCAGGAAAGATACAGGATTTGCACCTGTAGAACTCAGAACCCATTGAAGATGTGTAGTCAGGATCGGGTGGTAATCTTTCACAATCCTCCAAACTATCTCTAAGCCTTTGGGCTTTATTCCTTTTGCTGTAAATCGCCAATCCAAGGGTTGCACTGAATAGTAGGCCAGCACCTACCCTTTTCATGAGTCTCATTTTCCGAACTTCATCGTCCGACCATTGACCGTTGCTTGAGATATTTCTACAACTTGTTTTCAAAACGCCATGATTAAGAGGTTTTACTAATTTTTCGGGCATACATTTATTTGAACAATGTCGCAAAAGAGCGTCTATTAATAATTTACGTTGTTGGAATAAACTCATTTTGAATTACAGACGAACcaagaaaccaaaacaaacagGCAGCTTCACAGGTTTATAGCCTACTTGTATTTTCAAATTAGGTTATTACAATATAGTCTTGTTTTTCCTCATATGAAATAGACaggaaaaatttatttttcaatatattttcttttaaaagtaTTTAACTTATCAATCTTTTAAccgtttcaaatgaaaaatgtgttaTTTATCTTCATCGGTGTGTCTAGGGATAGTTCGTTGGTTTGTCGGTATGAATATAGTGGCATGTactcttttgggcgagttacaaaaaggactccagggtttccgacttttggttgcaggtttccgacacttggacTCTGGAACCCGACGTTAGGACATCTGTCCACCGACGTTTGGACTACTGGTCcccgacgtttgggcgcaacagtaaattgttgctgaaacCAACGAGCGCGACAAGATgactcccgtgccatcgacattaggactttttttttattgatgataAGTATTGTATACGTCAAACGGACTCCCGatctagcgacaaatggaTTCTCAATACAGGTACAcgttaattgttttatttctattaccttatattttatacatacttttgccaagtaggtaggatatttaattaatttcgtTACTATAGATGTGTTTTCCTATGATGTATCGGTTTATTAATTTTACTATTTGtattacagaaaaaaggatgaaTAAAATTATAAGAGTTTATGTGCTGATGCCAGAGGTAAAtctatcatttttatttacttaaatTTACTAATCTTTTAGTTATTCAAGGCACTAAGGTATGATGTAGCAATCGAAACCATTCCTTATAATGTTGCTGCCATACGTCATCCAAGACATTGTAGAGTATACATCAACACTTAGTCTCTGTTATTAAGAAATGTGGAAATGGAGGATAAGGTAAGACCAAGGAAGAATTCCTGTTAAGcatattaaataattaatgtACATAACCTTTTGTCACTCGCAGCACAAACTCATGATTCCATTGTTGACTCAAAGCCAACAGCCCCACTTGTCTCGAGGTCCCAATGTGCATATCCAGGGAAAGGTAATGCTAACAGCAATCTTTCAAATAATGTTATGAAATTAATGAATATATAATATTTCTACTAATAGCATGTTATACAGTACATACTTAAAAACCGTCTGGTAGTATTAATTGTCTAAGAGTttgtaattccttttttttttagcgaaggGGATATTAATCAACGTGCTGGTCGAGCTGGTCGTACCGGCCCGGGACATTGTTACCGACTCTATTCTTTTGACGTCTTTAATGacgagtttgaaaaattttccttgcCAGATATCGCGCGaaggtattattattatagatTTGGCTACTGTCAAGGGAAGTATAACAAAGTTTTATTCCAGACCCATCGACGACTTAGTTCTACAAATGAAATCAATGGACATTGAAAAAGTTATCCACTTTCCTTTCCCCACACCACCTGATATTCAGCAACTGTTCGCAGCTGAGCGACGATTGTTGTTGCTAAATGCACTGGAACCGCCGCCACGCAGCGTAGGACTCAAACGTAAGATTCGTACTgtttttcaattacattttaaaatattgaaaattcattttagcATTTACAGAAAGCCAAGAATGGATGTCAAAAATCACTCCACTTGGCAGAGCCATGGCAGCTTATCCATTAGCACCGCGCTTTGCAAAGATGTTATTATTAAGCCAACAAAATGACCTACGTCAGCTGAGCATTACTCTGGTCTGCCCTATTAGTACAAGAACTTGTGCTGGATCAGCCAGCCGATTCTGTAGCAGGCGATACTCACAGAAGGTGGCTTGGTCAAGATAGACGTCCTGGGCTGGAACGGGACAGTCCCTACTTTTAGGAGACCCCATGGTACTCCTGCGTGCTGTTGGCGCCGCCGAGTACTCGGGTGATATTGAAGCGTTTTGTTCCACGAACGGGATACGTAGCAAAGCTCTTCGTGAAGTCCGAAAACTGCGGGTCTAGCTGACAAACGAAACGAACTTGAATTTACCATCGGGCACTGCATCGATTGTGGTTGACCCTCGCATGGCGCCCCCTACTGAATTGCAAGCCAAACTTTTGCGTCAGATTCTGATGGCTGGACTTCCCGATCACGTGGCTAAGCGAATACCTCCAAATGAAATCAAGGAAACCGAAGACTGTAGAAAGTACAAATACGCTTATCGCTGCCCAGAAATGGAAGATCCTGTCTTCTTGAACCCATCGAGTATCTTGCGCTATTCGCACCCTGAATGGATCATTTATCAGGACATTTATGAACATGCCAACAAAATCTATTTGCGTGGTATTAGGGCCATCAAACCCGAATGGCTGCCTATATTCAGTCCTACACAGTGCACCTTCTCTGCCCCCTTGGAGCTTCCTGCCCCTGGTTATGATTCAGACCAGGGCCGTGTAATGTGTCACATGAATGTTACATTTGGGAGAAGTGGTTGGCCTCTGCCTGTAATGGAGCTTGAATATCCAGCTGGTATCGACCGGTTCAAGTTTTTAGCCCAGTTTTTCCTTAATGGAGAGGTTTGTCGTCCTCTAGCAAAGTACGTATTGGCTCTAGTTTTGTTCATATTTTCCAGCCGTACTAAATAAGTAATTTTGTTATGTAGATACACGGCAGCTCTGCTGTCAACTCCATCAACAATGGTCAAGACATGGGTGAAACTCCAGCCCAAGACACAAGTGTTACTTCAACAACTGACAATTGGTAATCTCGATAGCTTAGATTCGCTTCTTGCCGCTTGGCAAAAAGATAAATTCTATCTCCTGGGGGCCTATAAAGCCTGGGTACCTGAATCACTTCATGAAGAAATCAATACCCTTTGGCCTCCTGTGTAATTGACTGTAAAATATATTGACCTCTTCATTGCGTAAGTAAACTTCTATCGTGAAATCCAAGTTCTTGAGTTTAGCgataacttaatattttaatcTCTCTTAGCATGAAAAGTTAGCAGGgtttccaattgaaaatcatctcatttttattgaaaacacACCTAAAATCAACTACGGGAAGAATAATCTCTACTCTGCCTTgacgcgcttttctttttctccttgattggatttttcttgCATTCATTATAAATATTACGAAAAATCAATACATTTGCGTCTGAATGAAAGTCTCTTCGGTCTCTATGGCACTTCGGCATAcagttttttggaaaaaagttaacaacaacaaaacaaatagacgAAGTTAGTTTTCCTAAACAATGTAATTCTTTGTTACAATAGTTAAATATACAATAATGAATGATCAATTGATTATTCTGGGTTTGTGACATGGCTTACGATTACAattcaatatgaataaaaacaataccTGAAACTTACAGCATTTATCCTCTGTGGATTATCAGAAGATGCAATAATGCCATATGTGGCATTAGCTTTTAACTTTCCCCAATCGTGTCCAGTTGCAGCTCTCATTACAACACTGTCTTGTTCTACATAGGACTTCAGGTGCGCGAGACATGCTTTCGATTTCACGTAATTTTGCACTAATTCGTAAATAACACCTTGGTTTCGGTCAAACGCCATGgccaaaaagtaaacaatACAATTGCAAATGGGGCTAAACtaatagttttattaatacttttttctgtaataCAAATAGTACAATTTATAAACAGATACAGCATAGAAAAACATctctataataataacattaattaaatatcctacctacttggcaaaagtatgtataaaatataaggtaatagaaataaaacaatcaacgTGTAACTGTATGGAGAGtccatttgtcgctagatCGGGAGTCCGTTTGACGTATACAATACTaatcatcaataaaaaaaaagtcctaatgtcgatggcacgggagtcctcttgtcggaaagtgtagcgctcgttgggttcagcaacaatatATTGTTGCGCCCAAATGTCGGGGACCACTAGTCCAAACGTCGGTGAACAGATGTCCTTTCGTCGGGTACCAGatgtccaagtgtcggaaacctgcaaccaaaagtcggaaaccctggagtcctttttgtaactcgcccaaaagacTCTGTCCCAATATAGTAGTTAACTTTTCGGTCGCTAGTGCAAGTAGTTTGTTTCGTCACCGCCAGTTGTCCATAGAAGTCTTTCCAAGAGGACTTTTTTTCCAAGCCTAGTCTTTTCTAAGTGTACTCCCAAATTCAACATGGCTGTTGGAAAGAATAAGGGACTTTCAAAAGGGGGTAAAAAGGGtctgaaaaagaagatgtaAGTAATTTTATCATCGTTAAACTTATCAGTGAATCTTCCTGTTTCGTATGGTGAATTATTCTGTGAGCATGACAACGGATGTCATAGATTCTTTGAGATGTGAAAACCCCGGCGACGTGTTCAGTCTAAATACCAACTATCGAAGTTGagttcattttgaatttttttttctcttttagtaTTGATCCTTTCACTCGCAAAGACTGGTATGACATTAAGGCACCGTCTATGTTCGCAGTCCGTCAGGTTGGCAAAACATTAGTCAACAGGACTCAAGGAACacgtaagaaaaaatatgACCATTGTCCACTTCCAGTTTAAACGTTTCTAATGTATTATTGCTTCATTCAGGTATTGCTTCCGAAGGCTTGAAGGGCCGCGTATTCGAAGTTTCTCTCACCGATCTTCAGAATGAATCTGATTCTGAGAGGGCATTCCGCAAGTTCAAGCTGATCTCTGAAGATGTTCAAGTGAGCTACCATTTGcacatgtattttattttggtagACAGATCCTTAATGTTCTAACAACTTGCATAGGGTCGTAACTTGTTGACAAACTTCCATGGAATGGACATGACTACAGATAAGCTTCGATCAATGGTGAAGAAATGGCAATCCCTTATTGAAGCCAGTGTTGAGGTGAAGACCACTGACGGATACTTGCTCCGAGTATTCTGCATTGGTTTCACCAAGAAGGAGAGCGAGTCTACTCGCAAAACATGCTATGCTCAGCATGCTCAGATCAAGGCCATC
This genomic stretch from Daphnia carinata strain CSIRO-1 chromosome 4, CSIRO_AGI_Dcar_HiC_V3, whole genome shotgun sequence harbors:
- the LOC130694826 gene encoding small ribosomal subunit protein eS1-like, whose product is MAVGKNKGLSKGGKKGLKKKIIDPFTRKDWYDIKAPSMFAVRQVGKTLVNRTQGTRIASEGLKGRVFEVSLTDLQNESDSERAFRKFKLISEDVQGRNLLTNFHGMDMTTDKLRSMVKKWQSLIEASVEVKTTDGYLLRVFCIGFTKKESESTRKTCYAQHAQIKAIRKKMVDIITREVGSVDLKEVVSKLIPDSISKDIEKSCQGIYPLHDVNIRKVKVLKKPKFDIGKLLELHGDGGKSGVGGEGGVSGSVDRPEGYEPPVQESV